Proteins co-encoded in one Metabacillus sp. KUDC1714 genomic window:
- a CDS encoding DUF554 domain-containing protein, producing MLFGSVVNAVGIIVGTFIGLLLRKIPDQMKQTVMIAIGLSVVILGIDMALKSDNFFIVIVSLIVGSLVGEWLRIEDYLHRIGTTLEQKIGKSQSGNIAQGFVTATLIFVVGAMAIVGSLDSGLRQDHSVLLTKSMIDGFTSIVLASTLGIGVLFSALPVFLYQGGIALLANVIHQFLSDSLLNLLIAELTATGGVLILAIGINMLGIKQIRVANLLPSILIVTIIVLIQYHY from the coding sequence GTGTTATTTGGAAGTGTTGTAAATGCAGTAGGAATAATAGTAGGGACATTTATTGGTTTATTACTTAGAAAAATACCTGATCAAATGAAACAAACAGTTATGATTGCAATCGGCCTTTCGGTTGTAATCCTTGGTATTGATATGGCACTAAAAAGTGACAATTTTTTCATTGTAATTGTTAGTTTGATAGTAGGTTCATTAGTTGGTGAGTGGCTAAGGATAGAGGACTACCTACATCGAATAGGAACTACTCTTGAACAAAAAATAGGTAAGTCTCAAAGTGGAAATATTGCTCAAGGCTTTGTTACGGCAACATTAATTTTTGTTGTTGGTGCAATGGCTATAGTTGGATCACTCGATAGTGGCCTAAGACAAGATCATTCTGTTCTTTTAACAAAGTCGATGATTGATGGATTCACAAGCATTGTGTTAGCGAGCACGCTTGGAATAGGTGTATTATTTTCAGCTCTTCCTGTCTTTTTATATCAAGGAGGCATAGCGCTATTAGCAAATGTCATTCATCAATTTCTATCAGACTCACTTTTGAATTTGTTAATTGCTGAACTCACTGCAACAGGTGGTGTGTTAATTTTGGCAATTGGTATTAATATGCTAGGAATTAAACAAATCAGAGTGGCGAATTTACTCCCAAGTATTTTAATTGTTACCATAATTGTTTTAATACAATATCATTATTAA